One window of Catonella massiliensis genomic DNA carries:
- a CDS encoding DUF1836 domain-containing protein, translating into MNKKDKKEFIEEVASRIRSLDYIKIEDIPEIDLYMDQVIKFMDDHFASLKRYDGDKMLTKAMINNYTKNKLLPSPDKKKYGTDHMLLLIFIYYFKNVLSIKDINSILTPLTENFFSKQDEDVSLSDIYDEVFEVCKGATTDISRSVLKTFDRAKDSFEDEEDEEKRRYLTNFAFIASLCFDVHVKKTIVENMIDRGLLDFKDGANNGSKKDRR; encoded by the coding sequence ATGAACAAAAAAGACAAGAAGGAATTCATTGAGGAAGTAGCGAGTAGGATAAGGTCTCTAGATTATATCAAGATTGAGGATATACCGGAGATTGACCTTTATATGGACCAGGTTATTAAGTTTATGGATGACCATTTTGCATCGCTTAAAAGATATGACGGTGACAAGATGCTAACAAAGGCCATGATTAATAACTACACCAAAAACAAGCTGCTTCCTTCCCCTGATAAGAAAAAATATGGCACGGACCATATGCTGCTTCTGATTTTCATTTATTATTTTAAGAATGTATTGTCCATAAAGGATATCAATAGTATTCTTACACCACTTACCGAGAATTTCTTTTCAAAGCAGGATGAAGATGTCTCGTTAAGTGATATTTATGATGAGGTTTTTGAGGTTTGCAAAGGTGCTACAACCGATATTTCGAGATCGGTACTAAAGACGTTTGATAGGGCGAAGGACAGCTTTGAGGATGAAGAAGATGAAGAGAAGAGAAGGTATCTCACCAACTTTGCTTTCATTGCTTCGCTTTGTTTTGATGTGCATGTTAAAAAAACTATCGTTGAAAATATGATAGACAGAGGATTATTAGATTTTAAGGACGGTGCAAATAACGGAAGTAAAAAGGATAGACGATGA